A single genomic interval of Corvus cornix cornix isolate S_Up_H32 chromosome 1, ASM73873v5, whole genome shotgun sequence harbors:
- the TMPRSS2 gene encoding transmembrane protease serine 2, with the protein MTSTVGPPPYYENRGFQPEPIYAARQAAGANPYPQFFSTNAPSVPSYVPRVATHQSTRPVAHPSRRTCAASLKKTIIILLSILIVICCAIAAFFIWYFVENHCLSSLIECGSSGVCMPPSQWCDGVSDCPNGEDETRCVRLFGPNFILEVYSPVSKSWHPVCQDDWNDSYGKIACKDMGYSVDTYFYSRGVPPEVSFKSYMKLNTSAGNIDLYKKLYSSDSCSSGNVVSLRCIECGLSSKSVSIMNRIVGGSGAVLGQWPWQVSLHVQGTHVCGGSIITHHWIVTAAHCVEGRFSDPHSWRVYAGILNQDEMLFRSGYRVQQIISHPDYDTDSKDNDVALMKLETPLSFTETVRPVCLPNPGMMFQPNQQCWISGWGAEYQGGKTSNNLNYVAVPLIERSRCNAVYIYNGMILPTMICAGDLAGGIDSCQGDSGGPLVTYHHSVWWLVGDTSWGTGCATPNKPGVYGNMTVFTDWIYKNMQANR; encoded by the exons atgaccTCAACTGTA GGTCCACCACCATACTACGAGAATCGGGGCTTTCAGCCAGAGCCCATCTATGCcgccaggcaggcagcaggtgCTAATCCATACCCACAGTTCTTCTCCACAAACGCTCCCTCAGTGCCAAGCTACGTCCCAAGGGTTGCCACCCACCAGTCCACCAGGCCAGTAGCACACCCATCCAGGAGAACGTGTGCAGCCA gtCTAAAGAAAAccataataattttattatctATATTAATAGTCATTTGTTGTGCAATTGCTGCTTTCTTCATCTGGTATTTTG taGAGAACCACTGTCTCAGCTCCCTGATTGAGTGTGGCTCTTCAGGGGTGTGCATGCCCCCCTCCCAGTGGTGTGATGGAGTGAGCGACTGCCCCAACGGGGAGGACGAGACCCGCTGTG TTAGACTTTTTGGACCAAATTTTATCCTGGAAGTTTATTCACCTGTCAGCAAATCCTGGCATCCTGTTTGCCAAGATGACTGGAATGACAGCTATGGGAAGATTGCATGCAAAGACATGGGCTACAGTGT agatACGTATTTCTACAGTCGTGGGGTACCACCTGAAGTCAGCTTTAAGAGCTACATGAAGCTGAACACGAGTGCTGGGAATATAGACTTGTACAAAAAGCTGTACAGCAG TGATTCCTGTTCCTCAGGAAACGTGGTTTCTCTGCGCTGCATAG AGTGTGGCCTGTCCAGTAAGAGTGTGAGCATCATGAACAGGATCGTGGGTGGCAGTGGGGCCGTGCTGGGGCAGTGGCCATGGCAGGTCAGCCTGCACGTGCAGGGCACCCACGTCTGCGGGGGCTCCATCATCACCCACCACTGGATTGTGACAGCAGCACACTGTGTGGAAGG GCGATTTTCTGACCCACACAGCTGGAGGGTTTATGCTGGGATTCTGAATCAGGATGAGATGCTCTTTAGAAGTGGATACAGAGTGCAACAGATAATTTCCCACCCAGATTATGACACAGACTCTAAAGACAATGATGTTGCCCTTATGAAGCTGGAGACACCACTGAGTTTTACTG aaacTGTGAGGCCAGTTTGTCTGCCTAATCCAGGAATGATGTTCCAGCCTAACCAGCAGTGCTGGATATCAGGATGGGGAGCAGAGTACCAAGGAG GTAAAACATCCAATAACTTGAATTACGTGGCGGTGCCCTTGATAGAACGTTCGAGGTGTAATGCTGTTTATATCTACAATGGCATGATTCTGCCTACAATGATCTGTGCTGGGGACCTAGCAGGGGGAATTGATTCCTGTCAG GGTGACAGTGGAGGTCCTCTGGTGACTTACCACCACTCCGTGTGGTGGCTGGTTGGAGACACCAGCTGGGGCACTGGCTGTGCCACTCCCAACAAACCTGGGGTGTATGGAAATATGACTGTGTTTACAGACTGGATTTATAAAAACATGCAG GCAAACAGATGA